In Pan troglodytes isolate AG18354 chromosome 5, NHGRI_mPanTro3-v2.0_pri, whole genome shotgun sequence, the sequence CAGGGACTGGAAACCTAATACAACTCCTATGTAAAAATTCCCAAATACAGTAAAAAATTCTTTACTATTACCTTTCATGTgtttaaggaaacaaaaaactCAGGACACTAAAAATAGACTGCGAAATTTACCTACTTGGTATTACACCACTAGAAACAGAtgctaaaaaggtaattttatagtGGCAGAAAACATATACACTAACGAGATTCCAcaccaatttttatttatattttggggcCTGAAACAAATCTTATAATCACCTCtttcaaattacattttattcccTTAATGGTGTGGTTTACCCCCACTCCACAAAAACAATTATGACTAATacactagaaatattttttaatagaaccTCTTAAACAAGACATTTTCATTAACCAATCCAGACCAAGGATTGTCTCAAAAATTTAATCTGTTAATTTTCTGGTggtattattttagaaaagatttCATAACCAAATTATACATCTAATTAACTTATGTGTAAGTTTTTGCATTCACATCCTAAATCATGGAAACCCTACCTTATAAAACCTTACCACTCAAGGTAAATAAATACTATATCACAtgtcaagaaaataaagaattctcTAAATCTGCCACTAAAAGTCTGAAAAACCCAAATATCAAATTATAACACTGGTTTATGGACTAATAATCACAAATATCATGACGGCTTTTAAAAAAGCTACAGACTTAACTGATAAGCTTGCAAATTACGGCAGAGTAAATAAAACTGTCAAATACTACTTTTGGCTCTAGTTCATAACTTGCCCAAAAATGTGCATATCATAGCCAACAGAATTTTTctgtagaattttattttgaaaatatttcacttCAAGATTGatctaaaaaacattttaagatatGAAAATGTTATACAACTTATCTATTACAAATTAATCAGATAATTCTGCAATTAGGTACACTGTGTTAGCTCGCCTACATAAAAAATAttgcacattttattttgtctccaGATGTGATCGATGTCTAAACTATATAGAAtttcaaactattttaaagttattctgtgaaatgtcatctttataaatatcAGAACTAAATGCACTGTAAACAGCCATTTTGGTAAACATGCATTTATTCACAGTTGATTTATTTCCTTTAGATAAATGTGTAACTGctcaaaattatataataatctaTGTAGAGGTACAAGAGCACACTATACAAATCTATTTCTATCTTCATGTTGAGGAAACACTGATCTTGGCAAAAATCtggcatgatttttaaaatgaactattGCTGGTAAGAAggcatactttaaaatttttctgtggcctgcacctgttttctttttaaattaaaatgtaaaagcatTTGTTTTCAGAGATTCATTTATCACTGAATAAGTGATTACATAAAAAAATGGACCCTGAAAGCAACTGAGTTAAAATGCTTTGAGAGCCCCATTCTACTTGTAAGTTATCAATGCCTTAAACTGTTAGACCACTCACTAATCATAATTTTAAGAAATGGACAAAATCAGACAATTTTAATGTCATGAAATTGACACAAACCTGCATAATACAGCATTCCTCCATTGATTTGAGGTcatattatactttaaaaatataaataaatatattgaatcaTGAGTCTTATTTCTATAACcccaaaaagtgtttcaaaatgcttCTAAAACAGAAGTGGGTGACTGTAGAATATAGTTCCAGACTTGACTATTAGTGTCAAACACAATCGTTCCTTACAAATAACTCTACTGGTGCACTGGCTTGATTGATTCCAGCAATTTCAttttacaggagtgaaccacacGTTATACACACAGAGAATATATTACTTGAAAATCCCcaaaataggaagaaaagttTAGAAAGTTGTCAAATACTTCCAAATGAAAAGTAAAGGTCTATTTCTAGCCCTCTTTCATACCCTTAAAGTTGGAATCTGGCAAAAGTCCATGGGTACAATTTACAAACTTTGACAAACTATTAAGTAAAAACCATTTTCTTTGGGGGAGGTGAGAGAAGGTACCTTTAAAACCTGTTATACAAAATTCCAGCTGCCTTTTTATAAAAGTACGTTCCTTAgattaaaaccataaaattaagGTGCAAGAGTTTAACAAAAATGAACTAAAGAGCTTTATTGACATCACAGTACATTCAAGAATAATTTTAAGAACATTACAGCTGAAAGAGAATGGCATGTTTATAGTCTTATTATGcactatattttttgaaaaaaacgtAATACAAAGAAATCCTATTAAGTAACTTGGAGCAGCATTGGAAAAAGTACACctatttacagattaaaaaaaaaaaagattctggttTCACCTACACAGCCACAATGTGCCTCTATAATGAGACAAGCCCTTAAAActcatggaatttttttaaagaacatcatGGCATTCTTGCCACATCATTCCTCAGCGTTTACGACGGGGAGGGGTTGTTGAtctgaaaaaaaagggaaaagacaaaatttaaaaataaaaatgtattttaaactaaaaatctgcaattttaaataaataatattatataggATTTCTAACATTTAAGACTATGATTATTTATCAAGTACCAAACTGAGTttattaaagagagagagaaaggacacTTTCAACTTTGAATAAATTcagtcaaattttttaaaaaatcagacaaaatactttaaaaagtatactACCTTGATCGGGACTTAGACTTGTGTTTGCGGCTTGCCTTCTTACCAGACCTTTGAGATTTCTCCATGGATCGCGATCGACTATGTTTAGGCTTCTTAGCCTTCTTTTCTTTGCTACTTCCTGGAGACTCAGAACTGCTCCTTCCACTAGAATCAGAGCCTGAATGTTTTTTACTATCTTTGGTAGTACTTTTCTTACTATCCTGTCTAGAATCATGTCTTATGATTTTAACAGATATAGAACCACTCCTAGAAAATGTTCTTTCACTTTCTCGTTTCCTTTTTAATCTATCATCCTGACTACTGAACttaaaatctttttcttcccttttttgtttctcttttcttttatcctGTTCACGttccctttctttgtctttctttttcctatCTTTATCTATACTTCGActcctctcctttttcctctcttgtTCTTTAGCCTCACCTTTATGCTTATGACTGTTCCCACTAAGATTTCCACGTTGATCATCAATTTTACGCCTATCTCGACTCCTACTGCGACTGGCACGATTGGTTCGTCTATCCCTTGAGCGACTTCTACTTCTACGTCTCTCTCGGGAAGGACTCCGATTTCGTCGTCTTTCTctttcaatgctatttctattagATCTCCTTCTATCTCTAATCTTTACCCTAGCCCTATTGCTCTCTATTTTAATTCTGCGAGAATAGCTTCTACTCCTGCTACGTCTAGCTTTGATTGTTGGAGATCTACTCCTACtgtgtctctttttccttttaggaGAAGAAGACCGAGAAGAAGTACGACTACTACCTGAGCTAGAACTGTATGAAGAGCTAGAGACAGTACTACTAGTACTACTAGTTCTGCTATTGCTACTGGAACTACCACTACTAGAACTTCCCGACCTACtccttccttgtttttctttttctttatgctctttttttggttctaaAACTGATGTGGTTTCATTTGGAGTTCTCTTCTTTTCATTAACCACATCACCGTCTGCTTCTCTTGCTTCTAGTAGTGATAAACTATTTTGCTCTTTATGGATAAATTCATTCATCTCTTTTGTAACCCTTTCTGTTTGCTGCTTTTcttctgaaacagaaaaagacaaaaacactaAGAAAATGTGCATGTAAAATTCTCATACTACCAAATGTCAAGCTACCAGACTGTAACAATACAACACCATTTTCAATAGAATTATGACGCAAGCCATATAAGTAATTCAAAATTTTTTAgtaaccacattaaaaaagtaaaaagaaacaggtaaaataacccaatataccaaaaatattatcatttcaacacataattttaaaaaattctgttctcTTTTTCAAGTAAAGTTTTTGAAATCTAGCATGTAATTTATACCCACAGCACATGCCTAGCCACATCTGAAGTTCTCTATAGCTTGTAGTTAGTTACGTTACCCTCCTGGACAGTGTAGCAAAATACAGTATCAAGATGTAGAGGTGGGTGTGAGGCAAGTAGGAAAAGACTTCCCTTTTGTCCAactaaagcaaaattttaaaggtAAGTAAGTGGTTTATAGAGAAGTCTTAGCTGCTAACTCTTAATTACCTTagatttttcaaagaagaaattctaagtaaattttctcttttgttattcCTAGTATTAGGTAAAGTATCTTAAGTAAAAAACTTCTAGGTTCTCTATTATCCTTATATATCCTAGCTACAAATTACTTTTCAATAgtcttacaaatatatttttcccatttcaaaagtcatctttttcatttcaagacttttagcaagaaataaaaataccctAAATAGCTTGGCTTATAGCCACTGCAATAAATGGCTCctaaaacaaccaaacaaaaattgTGACTTTAGTTTCAGTTATAtcacatattatttataatatagcCTTTATTTTATCCTTTGATATTTTTAggttagttaaaaaataaaaagaaatacaaaactgGACCAAAATTAAGTCTAAAAGGTATACTACACCTTCCATCTGTTTATCATGTAATAgctgctgttctttttcttttctccaaaaaGCTTCCTGTTTTTGCCGGATTCGATGCCGTAATTCTTCATCATCAGTGTCAGATGACTCAGATCCTCTGTCACTCCTCTCATCTTCACTGTCTCCTGATCCATAACCACCCAGTCCACCTGTGTGCATAAAGCTCAGTCtatcatatgaaaaaaattatactatgCACTAAAAACTTTTCAAGGTCTGAGAAgaaagttcatttcttttttcattgcctTTTCCCAGAAGAATACGCTTATTCGGGGTGGGGAGAAGTATACATTCAAACGCTTAAGGAGTTCACAGAACCTTCAGGCAAAGGTTACTTAATATCTTATTCTTTCTGgactatttcatatttttctcagtGTAAAGGAATCATAATGGGTTTGCTGTACTGTCCATACTAACCAACAAAACTACTTAACAGGGCAGTAACAAAGCCACGCTAAAGCTTAATGATGACCCTGaaagtatttctaaaattaacttttattgtTCAAAGTTTAGAAATCCCTAGAGCTAAGCAATTTTTCcctaaaaaaattagaatactATAATCTCCCTGGTACAGAAATATTATGGTGCTGAAAATACTCCCCACCCTGAAATGATCTAAATAACCATAACAAAACCACATGGGCATTTGGTTCTACCCACTTCTCTGGGTcctcacaaaaattaatttgaaatgaagaTGTGGAAAAGGCAAATTCAAGCTTTTACAGCCTTGATAATAATACCATGCAAATAGTAAATTATGAACACATCACTACTATTTTACTATGATAAGATAAACCCTTTCCTCTATATTAAAACTTGACTTGCCGCAACACAATCTATGTAAGTTATTAAAAGCATTAGTGGATAGGTTCTTCCCTAAGGCATGTATGCAATAATTCTGAAAGTGAGCTTAGATACTATCATGGCTAAATTATGAATTATTAAGTACAAACTATAGGtgttcatatataattatatatatataaaatgcatatattggAGCAATAAGGAAATCTTCCAATATAACCTGCCCCAATAAACTATgaattaaccatcacatttaTAAATTTCTCACTGTGAATGCGTTAGTCAAAAAAATAGGCAAACCTTTTTAGACAGGATGACATAACCCTAAGACCTAGGTTTTTATAAACTGAGTAGGACTAATACAGTTTCAAAATAGAATACGCAGAGAGACAATGTATGTGTGATTTTTCCCTTTAGGCCCTCTCACAAATATGGAAAACACTTACCGAGTCCAGTGAGGGAAGCCAGTGCACTGGACTGTGCCAGCTGTTTTGCAGGAGCTTTGTATCACATCAACAACAGGAACAACATGTTAACACAAATAGCCACGATTTCATAGTCATGAGTCTATGGTATTGTTAAATCTACTACTATTGCTGCTTTTTGGGGAGagaagaaacattaaaaacataacaTTCATTTTAAACCAGTATCATGTCTGGCTTTGAAATTATAACTCTGATGTGAGTTGAAATTggtttataatgagaaaaaatgttGACAGGTATATCTGTATGTCTACTTCTGAGATTATGACATGtaacttaatttttgttttcaatacatttttaaggtGTTACTAAAAATCTAGGGGTAGGGAATCCCTTGCTTCTGTAAGAGATAAGTGGTAAACTAAAAATTGTAGGTTGATAATTCAAAATTCATTAGTCAAAATAAACTGTATCAGAAGTCACACAACAATGCCAtgttatctattaaaaaaaatcaggtgaaATAAACTGAACACCAGGAATTTTCCACAATACATTTTAGAGGAAAACAGCATGATTGCTAATTTGTACTCATGTAGgtcagataaaacaaaaatatttgtatagctTTAATATGGTGTCTACGAATCTAATCTTTAAGAGTTAAAACATGCAAGAGAATATTCAAATATCTGGTAGAAATCCAACAAGGACAACAAAAAAAGGCCAAAATAGTCATCAGAACCAAAATACCCCAGGAAAAGCAAAACCAGAAACACCAAAATATACCTTTCGTTGCTTTGCGGTGTGCATCTTTGGCTACGTAataaatttcttcatctgtgacaTCCAGCAGAATTTCTGTCAGAAGCATTTTTGTCAGCAACATCTAAAAAAGAGCATTTTATACAGTATTTCTAATTATTATAGCTACTAATAGTGTGAcatcttcaaaaatattaaaatgcaaagccattttttttttcagacagtctcactctgttgcccaggctggatcatactggcgtgatattggctcactgcaacccctacctcctgggttcaagtgattctcttgcctcagtctcccaagtggctggaactacaggtgtgcaccaccacacccagctaatttttgtattttcagtagagatggggtttcaccatgttggccaggcttgtcttaaactcctgatctcaagtgatctgcctgccttggcctcccaaagcgctgggattacaggcgtgagccactgtgcccagccacaaaaccattttataaaatatttttagacatCAGAGCAGCCATTTCAAGGAATAAAGTATCTTGAACATTTTTCTGTAACATCAAAACTTCAACAaaattccaggctgggtgcagtggctcacacctgtaatcccagcactttgggaggccgaggtgggcggatcacctgaggtcaggtgttcgacaccagcctgaacaacatggcgaaaccttgtctctactgaaaaaatacaaaaattagccaggcatggtggtgggcacctgcaatcccaactactcgggaggcagaggcaggagaattgcttgaactcaggaggcagaggttgcagtgagccaagatcctgccattgcactccagcctgggcaacagagcgagactccatctccataaataaataaataaatattccgaAATCATAcggatcaaagaaaaaaatattataaatgtatctGTATAGTAGACACACTGAATtcaaaacacttttttctttcttttttttccgagacagggtctcactctgtcagccaggatggaacgcagtggcaccacctcggctcactgcaacctctgcttcccaggctcaaacaatcctcccaccacaacttcctgagttgctgggactgcaggtgcacctcactatgcccggctaattttttgtagagacaaggtctcactgcagtgcccaggttggtcttgaactcctggactcaagcaatcctcctgccttggccccctgaaGTACTAGGATTACCCCAGCCTgaaatcaaaacattttaaaaagtccctATTAATAAAGGTTTCTATAATTGTTTTAAGTTAAAAGGAGTATCTCTTCAATTAATAATACTGGTCAGCAGTTCtagtttctgttttttcctctaatattttctccaaaaaaaattgcaaacaaaaTAAATCCATGTACATAGTAAGAACTTTAACATTCTACCATTTGATACTCTTTCTCCTCTTCAGTCATCTCAGGGTCACTGTGCTCTTCTTGAGG encodes:
- the PNISR gene encoding arginine/serine-rich protein PNISR isoform X1 translates to MWDQGGQPWQQWPLNQQQWMQSFQHQQDPSQIDWAALAQAWIAQREASGQQSMVEQPPGMMPNGQDMSTMESGPNNHGNFQGDSNFNRMWQPEWGMHQQPPHPPPDQPWMPPTPGPMDIVPPSEDSNSQDSGEFAPDNRHIFNQNNHNFGGPPDNFAVGPVNQFDYQHGAAFGPPQGGFHPPYWQPGPPGPPAPPQNRRERPSSFRDRQRSPIALPVKQEPPQIDAVKRRTLPAWIREGLEKMEREKQKKLEKERMEQQRSQLSKKEKKATEDAEGGDGPRLPQRSKFDSDEEEEDTENVEAASSGKVTRSPSPVPQEEHSDPEMTEEEKEYQMMLLTKMLLTEILLDVTDEEIYYVAKDAHRKATKAPAKQLAQSSALASLTGLGGLGGYGSGDSEDERSDRGSESSDTDDEELRHRIRQKQEAFWRKEKEQQLLHDKQMEEEKQQTERVTKEMNEFIHKEQNSLSLLEAREADGDVVNEKKRTPNETTSVLEPKKEHKEKEKQGRSRSGSSSSGSSSSNSRTSSTSSTVSSSSYSSSSGSSRTSSRSSSPKRKKRHSRSRSPTIKARRSRSRSYSRRIKIESNRARVKIRDRRRSNRNSIERERRRNRSPSRERRRSRSRSRDRRTNRASRSRSRDRRKIDDQRGNLSGNSHKHKGEAKEQERKKERSRSIDKDRKKKDKEREREQDKRKEKQKREEKDFKFSSQDDRLKRKRESERTFSRSGSISVKIIRHDSRQDSKKSTTKDSKKHSGSDSSGRSSSESPGSSKEKKAKKPKHSRSRSMEKSQRSGKKASRKHKSKSRSRSTTPPRRKR
- the PNISR gene encoding arginine/serine-rich protein PNISR isoform X2 — encoded protein: MWDQGGQPWQQWPLNQQQWMQSFQHQQDPSQIDWAALAQAWIAQREASGQQSMVEQPPGMMPNGQDMSTMESGPNNHGNFQGDSNFNRMWQPEWGMHQQPPHPPPDQPWMPPTPGPMDIVPPSEDSNSQDSGEFAPDNRHIFNQNNHNFGGPPDNFAVGPVNQFDYQHGAAFGPPQGGFHPPYWQPGPPGPPAPPQNRRERPSSFRDRQRSPIALPVKQEPPQIDAVKRRTLPAWIREGLEKMEREKQKKLEKERMEQQRSQLSKKEKKATEDAEGGDGPRLPQRSKFDSDEEEEDTENVEAASSGKVTRSPSPVPQEEHSDPEMTEEEKEYQMMLLTKMLLTEILLDVTDEEIYYVAKDAHRKATKGGLGGYGSGDSEDERSDRGSESSDTDDEELRHRIRQKQEAFWRKEKEQQLLHDKQMEEEKQQTERVTKEMNEFIHKEQNSLSLLEAREADGDVVNEKKRTPNETTSVLEPKKEHKEKEKQGRSRSGSSSSGSSSSNSRTSSTSSTVSSSSYSSSSGSSRTSSRSSSPKRKKRHSRSRSPTIKARRSRSRSYSRRIKIESNRARVKIRDRRRSNRNSIERERRRNRSPSRERRRSRSRSRDRRTNRASRSRSRDRRKIDDQRGNLSGNSHKHKGEAKEQERKKERSRSIDKDRKKKDKEREREQDKRKEKQKREEKDFKFSSQDDRLKRKRESERTFSRSGSISVKIIRHDSRQDSKKSTTKDSKKHSGSDSSGRSSSESPGSSKEKKAKKPKHSRSRSMEKSQRSGKKASRKHKSKSRSRSTTPPRRKR